A genomic window from Alkalihalobacillus sp. AL-G includes:
- the yfkAB gene encoding radical SAM/CxCxxxxC motif protein YfkAB yields MLKEAGRLPEITPENDPWEAYLEVKDHGQMVLSNIEFTTTTICNMRCEHCAVGYTLQPKDPDALPIDLMLRRLDEVPYLRALSITGGEPMLSMKSVKEYVVPLLRYAHERGIRTQINSNLTLDLKRYELITPYLDVLHISHNYGSVEDFNEIGFAMMEKKPSVGQRENYFKKMVENAQALTSAGVIVSAETMLNKRTLPHLEAIHKQIVEMGCQRHEVHPMYPSAFASNLEVATLPEIRKGIRRLLDVRDRDTWMLFGTLPFYPCSNEPEDLELLHRLYGENNVTVRNDPDGRSRINVNIFDGSVIVTDFGDAPILGNIQTDSLQDVYDRWMNSDLAASVNCHCPAVECLGPNLLVKNAYYPDEDFTRKRSNIG; encoded by the coding sequence ATGTTAAAAGAAGCTGGACGTTTACCTGAAATTACACCTGAAAATGATCCATGGGAAGCCTACCTTGAAGTGAAGGACCATGGACAAATGGTACTCAGTAATATCGAATTCACGACAACGACAATCTGTAACATGCGCTGTGAACACTGTGCCGTCGGTTATACATTACAACCGAAGGATCCGGATGCACTGCCAATCGATCTGATGCTCCGTCGACTGGATGAAGTCCCTTATTTACGTGCACTTAGTATCACAGGCGGAGAACCGATGCTTTCGATGAAATCAGTCAAGGAGTATGTCGTTCCTTTGCTTCGATATGCACACGAACGTGGCATCCGCACACAAATCAATTCGAACTTGACTCTCGATCTCAAGCGTTATGAGCTGATTACGCCTTATTTGGACGTTCTACATATTTCACATAATTACGGATCCGTTGAGGATTTTAATGAAATCGGGTTTGCGATGATGGAGAAGAAACCTTCAGTCGGGCAGCGTGAAAACTATTTTAAAAAGATGGTAGAAAACGCTCAGGCGCTTACTTCTGCTGGGGTAATCGTCTCTGCAGAAACGATGCTGAATAAACGGACGTTACCGCATCTTGAAGCGATCCATAAACAGATTGTTGAAATGGGTTGTCAAAGACACGAGGTGCACCCAATGTACCCGAGTGCATTTGCAAGTAACTTGGAGGTCGCGACACTTCCGGAAATCCGTAAAGGAATCCGTCGTCTTTTAGATGTACGCGATCGTGATACTTGGATGTTATTCGGAACCCTTCCATTTTACCCGTGCAGCAATGAGCCCGAGGATCTCGAATTGCTACACCGACTGTATGGAGAGAACAATGTGACCGTTCGAAATGACCCAGATGGCCGCTCTCGAATCAATGTCAATATTTTCGATGGTAGCGTGATCGTAACGGACTTTGGTGATGCTCCTATACTTGGTAATATCCAAACTGATTCATTACAGGATGTTTACGACCGTTGGATGAACAGTGATCTCGCTGCATCTGTAAATTGTCATTGTCCAGCTGTTGAGTGCCTCGGCCCAAACCTGCTCGTTAAAAATGCGTACTACCCAGACGAAGATTTTACCAGAAAACGTTCTAATATCGGGTAA
- a CDS encoding N-acetyltransferase yields the protein MIQFQEMMRRRSPEEYTDNIIKNYDMTFVQASDLAVNEFNELLSDGLNTVNHYLYNVVDELKNNAGVIWYFYNQVEKEAYIYEIWIDPAYRGKEHASKAIELYHDHVKELGARKVGLHVFGKTGLSSYMRRWGLKKQA from the coding sequence ATGATTCAATTTCAAGAAATGATGCGCAGACGTTCTCCTGAAGAATACACAGACAACATCATTAAAAATTATGACATGACGTTTGTACAGGCATCAGACCTGGCTGTAAATGAGTTCAATGAATTATTGAGTGATGGCCTGAATACGGTGAACCATTATTTATATAATGTTGTGGATGAGCTGAAAAATAATGCTGGAGTCATTTGGTACTTTTATAACCAAGTTGAGAAAGAAGCTTACATTTATGAAATTTGGATCGATCCAGCTTATCGAGGGAAAGAGCATGCATCTAAAGCGATTGAACTTTATCATGATCACGTAAAAGAGCTTGGTGCACGGAAGGTCGGTCTTCATGTTTTCGGTAAGACGGGGCTATCAAGCTATATGAGAAGATGGGGTTTGAAAAAGCAAGCATAG
- a CDS encoding zinc-binding dehydrogenase gives MKAIVHTSPKGMEGTAFQEFESAEPKAGEVKVQLKSAGLNHRDLFVLTRHGDGEPPFVIGSDGAGVINGVGADVNNVKVGDEVIINPGLGWHSKSPAPPKGFDILGYPSNGTFAEEIVITANSVEPKPTHLNWAEAGVLSLAALTAYRALFTRGQVQEGQHVLLPGVGSGVITFILQFAKAVGAKVTVTSRSEAKRQQALKLGADHAIGSEKDWNEALDGEKVDLVIESVGAATFEKSLDQVKKGGTVVTFGASAGDEIKLDIRNFFYGQYNLLGSTMGSREELREMLQFIENYNIKPVLDKTYRLEEYEDAFNRLEAAEQFGKIGFAISE, from the coding sequence ATGAAAGCAATCGTACATACTTCGCCAAAAGGAATGGAAGGTACGGCTTTTCAGGAATTTGAATCGGCTGAACCAAAAGCTGGCGAGGTTAAAGTTCAACTGAAATCAGCAGGGCTTAATCATAGAGATCTTTTTGTTTTAACTCGTCATGGTGATGGTGAGCCTCCATTTGTCATCGGTTCGGACGGTGCAGGGGTGATCAACGGGGTTGGAGCGGATGTCAACAATGTCAAAGTCGGGGACGAGGTCATCATCAACCCTGGACTGGGCTGGCATTCAAAATCGCCCGCACCTCCAAAAGGATTCGATATCCTTGGCTACCCGTCAAATGGGACGTTTGCTGAGGAAATCGTCATTACAGCCAATAGCGTTGAACCGAAGCCAACCCATTTGAACTGGGCGGAAGCGGGTGTTTTGTCTCTTGCAGCGTTAACGGCCTATAGAGCTCTTTTTACAAGAGGACAAGTGCAGGAAGGACAGCATGTGTTGTTGCCTGGTGTCGGCAGCGGTGTCATCACGTTCATTTTACAATTCGCAAAAGCGGTCGGAGCGAAAGTTACTGTTACATCGAGAAGTGAAGCGAAGCGACAGCAAGCTCTCAAACTAGGAGCAGACCATGCGATCGGTAGTGAAAAAGACTGGAATGAGGCATTGGACGGGGAAAAGGTTGATCTTGTTATTGAAAGTGTTGGTGCTGCTACATTTGAAAAATCTTTGGATCAAGTAAAAAAGGGTGGCACGGTTGTCACGTTCGGTGCTTCCGCAGGGGATGAAATTAAACTGGATATCCGAAATTTCTTTTATGGTCAATACAATTTGTTAGGATCCACGATGGGAAGTCGCGAGGAACTACGTGAAATGCTTCAATTCATTGAAAACTACAACATTAAGCCCGTTCTTGATAAAACGTATCGCCTTGAAGAATATGAGGATGCGTTTAATCGACTGGAAGCAGCCGAACAATTTGGAAAAATCGGATTCGCAATTTCTGAGTAA
- a CDS encoding cupredoxin domain-containing protein gives MKRYLFNTLLFFGVAVGVITVFQMVAQAPDLELTETKAEARTLLADRQMEINVELADFSFNPNEIRLKANQPNTLILKNTGNTQHTFTVEALKIDILLKPGETKEVVVTPSKTGTFKLYCRFHPREMVGEVIVEK, from the coding sequence ATGAAACGATATCTATTCAATACATTATTATTTTTCGGAGTGGCGGTCGGTGTTATTACCGTATTCCAGATGGTGGCTCAAGCGCCTGATTTAGAGCTAACTGAAACAAAGGCAGAGGCACGTACATTGCTAGCCGATCGACAAATGGAAATAAACGTTGAACTTGCTGATTTCTCATTCAATCCAAATGAAATTCGGCTAAAGGCCAATCAACCGAATACACTCATCCTGAAAAATACAGGAAACACTCAGCACACATTCACGGTTGAAGCTTTAAAAATTGATATTTTACTTAAGCCGGGTGAAACGAAAGAAGTCGTTGTGACCCCTAGCAAAACCGGAACATTTAAGCTTTACTGCCGTTTTCATCCAAGAGAAATGGTTGGAGAAGTTATCGTCGAAAAGTAA
- a CDS encoding MBL fold metallo-hydrolase codes for MGNSGFADLGEGLLIFDTFLTPQAAEDLRSAAETITGKQILYAVNSHEHGDHVRGNQVFSDVPIISTDKTRKIIKESLSGQIAQQKQDGETFLASMKEKSANETDPQKKKRLELLIGTITEINESLLHFKMTLPTVCCENDLVIHCSKRKALIKTWGGGHSKSDSVLLLPDDKITFAGNLLFFDTHLALVHGNAVEWSRSLNELSKYDIETHVPGHGPIGNEHHFELNQLYLTDTLNYCNKMVKEGVPAEEAASGFELFDYAAEWESKDTVPSTIWSVYEQLKK; via the coding sequence ATGGGAAACAGCGGCTTTGCCGATCTAGGCGAGGGGCTTCTTATTTTTGATACGTTCCTGACACCACAGGCGGCAGAGGATTTAAGAAGTGCTGCAGAAACAATAACAGGGAAACAAATATTGTACGCTGTGAACAGTCACGAGCACGGTGACCATGTCAGAGGGAATCAAGTTTTTTCGGATGTTCCGATCATTTCTACGGATAAAACACGTAAAATTATCAAAGAGTCATTGTCTGGTCAAATTGCACAGCAAAAACAAGACGGCGAAACCTTTTTAGCCAGTATGAAAGAAAAATCAGCGAATGAAACAGACCCTCAAAAAAAGAAACGACTCGAACTATTAATTGGTACGATAACGGAAATAAACGAGTCACTTCTTCATTTTAAAATGACCTTACCAACTGTTTGCTGTGAAAACGACCTGGTCATCCATTGTTCAAAGCGAAAAGCACTCATCAAAACGTGGGGTGGCGGTCATTCTAAATCAGATTCTGTACTTCTTTTACCGGATGATAAAATAACGTTTGCCGGCAATCTATTGTTCTTCGATACCCATCTTGCATTGGTTCACGGAAATGCGGTGGAATGGTCTAGAAGCTTAAACGAATTAAGTAAATATGATATCGAAACCCATGTTCCTGGCCATGGCCCAATTGGAAACGAACATCATTTTGAGCTGAATCAATTGTATTTAACGGATACTTTGAATTACTGTAACAAAATGGTTAAGGAAGGGGTTCCAGCAGAGGAAGCGGCTTCCGGATTTGAGCTATTTGATTATGCCGCAGAATGGGAATCTAAAGATACAGTTCCGTCTACTATATGGTCGGTTTACGAACAGTTAAAAAAGTAA
- a CDS encoding NAD(P)/FAD-dependent oxidoreductase — MNTTEVQHVDVVIVGGGLAGLSAAAYLSEKGKKVALLEKGLLGGRAVTINLKGFSFNFGAHAIYGRDTSILRTFEKELRIDVDWRDFKPDKAKYDIGNELTSVPANVKGLFRTKLMKGADKLKFTFEIFKTLTHMEKGHPHLSIKKWMDQHHLTEDVKEMMLTLASSNFFTSEPEKIPSDVYFDYYRRLFTTNKPVAYVGGGWQSLINKFVTVIERNGGEIFTKARVESVTTEGDRIVEVQSKKGNLRAKEFVFCAPPSELSKMFVDTNLEHSVKHYAHYEPSYVFVYDLGLKNRIDVPYSYVYDKHNKMFITDISFYDEGCVPDGGQLLQAIAYIKKEELEDKERIAEIEGKIEAMYDKHFEGWRDELVVPRKSKRASAQEIKWKMNQEPMPVYFPDYRNAFFAGDWCEGKGQLSELSFTSAYEASQLILQKDKDQ; from the coding sequence GTGAATACAACAGAGGTTCAACACGTGGATGTAGTCATTGTTGGTGGTGGGCTGGCAGGTCTTTCTGCTGCAGCTTACCTATCAGAAAAAGGAAAGAAAGTAGCACTATTGGAAAAAGGTCTATTAGGTGGAAGAGCCGTGACAATCAATCTAAAAGGATTTTCGTTCAACTTTGGTGCTCATGCGATCTATGGAAGAGATACTTCGATTCTTAGAACCTTTGAAAAGGAGCTTAGAATTGACGTTGATTGGCGGGACTTTAAACCAGATAAAGCCAAATACGATATCGGGAATGAATTAACCTCGGTTCCGGCAAACGTGAAAGGACTATTCCGGACAAAGCTGATGAAAGGTGCCGACAAGCTTAAATTCACCTTTGAAATTTTTAAAACCCTTACACATATGGAAAAAGGTCATCCACACTTATCAATTAAAAAATGGATGGATCAGCATCACCTGACGGAAGACGTAAAGGAAATGATGCTAACCCTTGCGTCATCTAACTTTTTTACAAGCGAACCGGAAAAAATCCCATCCGATGTTTATTTCGATTACTACCGCCGCCTATTTACGACGAACAAACCAGTTGCATATGTTGGCGGTGGCTGGCAGTCGCTCATTAATAAATTCGTTACCGTGATCGAACGGAACGGCGGTGAGATTTTCACAAAGGCGAGAGTGGAATCTGTTACAACAGAGGGAGATCGAATCGTAGAAGTACAATCGAAAAAAGGGAACCTCCGTGCGAAGGAATTCGTCTTTTGTGCACCGCCATCTGAATTGTCGAAGATGTTCGTCGACACGAATCTGGAGCACTCTGTAAAACATTATGCACACTATGAACCAAGCTATGTTTTCGTCTATGACCTCGGTTTGAAAAATCGAATTGATGTGCCATATTCGTATGTTTACGATAAACATAACAAGATGTTCATTACCGACATCAGCTTCTATGATGAAGGCTGCGTACCAGACGGGGGACAACTGCTTCAGGCGATCGCGTATATCAAAAAGGAAGAACTGGAAGACAAAGAACGGATTGCGGAAATTGAGGGAAAAATTGAAGCAATGTACGATAAGCATTTTGAAGGATGGCGGGACGAACTTGTCGTTCCGCGAAAATCGAAACGAGCGTCTGCGCAAGAAATCAAGTGGAAAATGAACCAAGAACCGATGCCGGTATATTTCCCTGATTATCGAAATGCATTCTTTGCGGGGGACTGGTGTGAAGGAAAAGGTCAATTATCGGAGCTTTCATTCACATCTGCATACGAAGCAAGCCAGCTTATTCTACAAAAAGACAAAGATCAATAA